One part of the Melospiza melodia melodia isolate bMelMel2 chromosome 3, bMelMel2.pri, whole genome shotgun sequence genome encodes these proteins:
- the RPS12 gene encoding small ribosomal subunit protein eS12 isoform X1, giving the protein MAEEGITAGGVMDVNTALQEVLKTALIHDGLARGIREAAKALDKRQAHLCVLASNCDEPTYVKLVEALCAEHQINLIKVDDNKKLGEWVGLCKIDREGKPRKVVGCSCVVVKDYGKESQAKDVIEEYFKCKK; this is encoded by the exons ATGGCCGAGGAAGG CATTACTGCTGGAGGTGTAATGGATGTTAACACCGCTCTGCAAGAAGTGCTGAAGACCGCACTTATCCACGATGGCCTTGCTCGCGGTATCCGTGAAGCAGCCAAAGCCTTGGACAA acGCCAAGCCCATCTCTGTGTTCTGGCTTCAAACTGTGATGAACCCACATATGTAAAGTTAGTTGAAGCGCTCTGTGCAGAACATCAGATCAACTTAATAAAG GTTGATGACAACAAGAAGCTCGGCGAATGGGTGGGTCTCTGCAAGATCGACCGAGAAGGAAAACCTCGCAAAGTGGTGGGCTGCAGTTGTGTGGTTGTCAAA GACTATGGCAAGGAATCTCAGGCCAAAGATGTCATCGAGGAGTACTTCAAGTGCAAGAAATGA
- the RPS12 gene encoding small ribosomal subunit protein eS12 isoform X2, producing the protein MDVNTALQEVLKTALIHDGLARGIREAAKALDKRQAHLCVLASNCDEPTYVKLVEALCAEHQINLIKVDDNKKLGEWVGLCKIDREGKPRKVVGCSCVVVKDYGKESQAKDVIEEYFKCKK; encoded by the exons ATGGATGTTAACACCGCTCTGCAAGAAGTGCTGAAGACCGCACTTATCCACGATGGCCTTGCTCGCGGTATCCGTGAAGCAGCCAAAGCCTTGGACAA acGCCAAGCCCATCTCTGTGTTCTGGCTTCAAACTGTGATGAACCCACATATGTAAAGTTAGTTGAAGCGCTCTGTGCAGAACATCAGATCAACTTAATAAAG GTTGATGACAACAAGAAGCTCGGCGAATGGGTGGGTCTCTGCAAGATCGACCGAGAAGGAAAACCTCGCAAAGTGGTGGGCTGCAGTTGTGTGGTTGTCAAA GACTATGGCAAGGAATCTCAGGCCAAAGATGTCATCGAGGAGTACTTCAAGTGCAAGAAATGA